In Paraburkholderia caribensis, a single window of DNA contains:
- the glnE gene encoding bifunctional [glutamate--ammonia ligase]-adenylyl-L-tyrosine phosphorylase/[glutamate--ammonia-ligase] adenylyltransferase, with product MTEPSLLSSSYSHYASRAYAAHDGLASRVAALAAAPISRERIDGRLDALTDALRATPDAPLSEDALKKALRQLRAEVFCAVMERDLSGAADVAEVTGTMTDLAEATVQRAMAVVSADLEALYGEPRGSQGERLSLGVVGMGKLGGRELNVSSDIDLIFVYEDDGETTGGQRSPIATQDFFTRLGKRLIAALAEVTADGYVFRVDMRLRPNGDSGPLVCSLGMLEEYFYVQGREWERYAWIKGRLVSEHASDSARRLSKQLDAIVKPFIYRRYLDFGVISAIRSLHLQIRQEAQRRASMRPDKADDIKLGRGGIREIEFSAQVFQLIRGGQDAGFRVRPTLVVLRHAAARGLISPGVCADLTGAYLFLRALEHRLQYRNDAQTHAMPVDPVERAHLAQAMGFDDYASLMTKLEAHRELVEQQFDQIFADKVSGQGGCGAREDGAAVWVWSSALADDSADEALAARLVELGIEHPTELLARLKAVWQSSRYAGLAERSRQRFDIVAQRALEAANTLEPAERRGDILVRLFDLLEAIGRRGAYLALLTEYPQALHRVLSVLGASRWAAGYLIRHPQLLDELLDDEAMASPFDWPEFKRTLRTRLAAADGVEQQMDLLRHAHQAEVFRILLIDLAGKLSVEHVSDRLSELADAVLDVTIEAVWNQLAKRHREVPRFAIIAYGKLGGKELGYASDLDLIFLYDDPDDNASDIYATFTRRLITWLTTATGAGTLFDVDLRLRPNGESGLLVTDLDAFRRYQLREGDAANTAWVWEHQALTRARYCAGDPAVGAQFEAIREQVLTTPRDAATLAAEIVDMRRRVEDGHPNRTELFDLKHDRGGMVDIEFAVQYWVLLHAARDPELIRNTGNIALLREVSRFGLMSGEEADTVGAAYRTYRKLQHKLRLDGMEKARVEPHTVENEREAVLRLWRRVFG from the coding sequence ATGACCGAACCATCCCTGTTGAGTTCCAGCTATTCGCATTACGCGTCGCGTGCGTACGCGGCGCACGACGGTCTCGCGTCGCGCGTCGCGGCGCTGGCGGCGGCGCCCATCAGCCGTGAGCGGATCGACGGGCGTCTCGACGCGCTGACGGACGCTCTGCGCGCGACGCCCGATGCGCCACTTTCCGAAGACGCGCTGAAAAAGGCGCTGCGCCAGCTCCGCGCGGAAGTGTTCTGCGCCGTGATGGAGCGCGACCTGTCCGGCGCGGCCGACGTGGCCGAAGTGACGGGCACGATGACCGATCTCGCCGAAGCGACGGTCCAGCGCGCGATGGCCGTGGTCAGCGCCGATCTCGAAGCGCTCTACGGCGAGCCGCGGGGCTCGCAGGGCGAGCGGCTGTCGCTGGGCGTGGTCGGCATGGGCAAGCTGGGCGGGCGCGAGTTGAATGTATCGTCGGATATCGATCTGATCTTCGTCTATGAGGACGACGGCGAGACGACGGGCGGCCAGCGCTCGCCCATCGCCACTCAGGACTTCTTCACACGCCTCGGCAAACGGCTGATCGCCGCGCTCGCCGAGGTGACGGCGGACGGCTATGTGTTTCGCGTCGACATGCGGCTGCGGCCGAACGGCGACTCGGGGCCGCTCGTGTGCAGCCTCGGCATGCTCGAAGAGTATTTCTACGTGCAGGGCCGCGAGTGGGAGCGCTACGCGTGGATCAAGGGCCGGCTCGTGTCCGAGCATGCGAGCGATTCGGCGCGCCGGCTGTCGAAGCAGCTCGACGCGATCGTGAAGCCGTTCATCTACCGGCGCTACCTGGACTTCGGCGTGATCAGCGCGATTCGCTCGCTGCATCTGCAGATTCGCCAGGAGGCGCAGCGGCGCGCGTCGATGCGCCCCGACAAGGCCGACGACATCAAGCTCGGCCGCGGCGGCATTCGCGAGATCGAGTTCAGCGCGCAGGTGTTCCAGTTGATACGCGGCGGCCAGGACGCGGGCTTTCGCGTGCGCCCGACGCTCGTCGTGCTGCGCCACGCGGCGGCGCGCGGTCTCATTTCGCCCGGCGTGTGCGCGGATCTGACGGGCGCGTATCTCTTTCTGCGTGCCCTCGAGCACCGTCTGCAATACAGAAACGATGCGCAAACCCACGCGATGCCCGTCGATCCCGTCGAACGCGCGCATCTCGCGCAGGCGATGGGTTTCGACGATTACGCGTCGCTGATGACGAAGCTCGAAGCGCACCGCGAACTGGTCGAGCAGCAGTTCGACCAGATATTCGCCGACAAGGTGAGCGGGCAAGGCGGTTGCGGCGCGCGCGAAGACGGCGCGGCCGTGTGGGTGTGGAGCAGCGCGCTCGCCGACGACAGCGCCGACGAGGCGCTCGCGGCGCGGCTCGTCGAACTCGGCATCGAACACCCCACCGAGTTGCTCGCGCGCCTGAAGGCCGTGTGGCAGTCGTCGCGCTATGCGGGTCTCGCGGAGCGCAGCCGCCAGCGCTTCGACATCGTCGCGCAGCGCGCGCTCGAGGCTGCCAACACGCTGGAACCGGCCGAGCGGCGCGGCGATATTCTGGTGCGGCTGTTCGATCTGCTCGAAGCCATCGGGCGGCGCGGCGCCTATCTTGCGCTGCTGACTGAATATCCGCAGGCGCTGCACCGCGTGCTGTCGGTGCTGGGCGCGTCGCGCTGGGCGGCAGGCTATCTGATCCGCCACCCGCAATTGCTCGACGAACTGCTCGACGACGAAGCGATGGCGAGCCCGTTCGACTGGCCGGAGTTCAAGCGCACGCTGCGCACGCGGCTCGCGGCCGCCGACGGCGTCGAGCAGCAGATGGATTTGCTGCGTCATGCGCATCAGGCCGAAGTGTTCCGCATCCTGCTGATCGATCTGGCCGGCAAGCTGAGCGTCGAGCATGTCAGCGACCGTTTGTCGGAACTCGCGGATGCCGTGCTCGACGTGACCATCGAGGCCGTCTGGAACCAGTTGGCCAAGCGCCATCGGGAGGTGCCGCGCTTTGCGATCATCGCGTACGGCAAGCTGGGCGGAAAGGAGCTTGGCTACGCGTCGGACCTCGACCTGATCTTTCTGTACGACGATCCGGACGACAACGCATCCGACATCTACGCAACCTTCACGCGCCGGCTGATCACGTGGCTCACCACGGCGACGGGTGCGGGCACGCTGTTCGACGTCGACTTGCGGTTGCGCCCGAACGGCGAATCGGGCCTGCTCGTGACCGATCTCGACGCGTTCCGCCGCTATCAGCTGCGCGAGGGCGATGCCGCCAACACGGCGTGGGTCTGGGAACACCAGGCGCTGACGCGTGCCCGCTATTGCGCGGGAGACCCCGCTGTCGGCGCGCAGTTCGAGGCGATCCGCGAACAGGTGCTGACCACGCCGCGCGACGCCGCGACGCTTGCCGCCGAGATCGTCGACATGCGGCGGCGCGTCGAGGATGGCCATCCGAACCGGACCGAACTGTTCGATCTGAAGCACGATCGCGGCGGCATGGTCGACATCGAGTTCGCCGTGCAGTACTGGGTGCTGCTGCATGCGGCGCGCGATCCCGAGCTGATCCGCAATACCGGCAATATCGCGCTGCTGCGCGAGGTGTCGCGCTTCGGCCTGATGAGCGGCGAGGAAGCCGACACCGTGGGCGCGGCGTACCGGACCTACCGGAAGCTGCAGCACAAGCTGCGGCTCGACGGCATGGAGAAGGCGCGCGTCGAGCCGCACACGGTCGAGAACGAACGCGAGGCCGTACTGCGGCTGTGGCGGCGGGTGTTTGGCTGA
- a CDS encoding YhdP family protein, with the protein MSERNSSADPHEAGRVKPVGGHDHAVLRHTLRVVLGIALLLYFVVVLAILGLRYIVLPHADSFRPKIEAAVSERIHAQLRIGKIAPHWTGFQPGLEVTDITITDRDGKVALNIPHASATVSWSSVWKFAPILSSVIVDKPDLLIERETDGSLTVAGVMVPTTHSGNDTFSTWLLRQEAMILRGGTLRWHDARRDAPEIALHDIRLAILSDGYDHRLALQAPPNGKLLFGPLDFRAHFRHARLAAMGKPINWTGEAYISAGPVDLPTLARYMDFPIETYAGRVDNAIWLQFTQGRVRSASGELSGTNIALRVKPTQPKLDVPVASFSWAVAHDGDDWTLDLNNLRAELGQPPLDDGTPVARILALHTLSSRYRMPSVQHGQLISISGDRVDLGVLAEFSRALPLPRRLLNNLVRFNPRGLVANYTIEVERGKPDSGEAASEHHEPGAEPIVRYRFKGDLQGISVAAQEPPPGLTARNHPRAGVPGVENLWGSVDADEKHGSIAIDTANAALTLPGVFDDPRLTFDHLSGKGTWTIASAIEPGQRHKAFKVDVSELKVSNADTAAKATASYSNVGSGRGSLDLKADFERAQVTRITRYLPTSISEKLRVYLTHGLQAGVSRGGTIEIHGNLEKFPYSRDPSAGVFRIVAPFKGGRFDPSPYPPRTLKNGAPNVWPALDGIDGTFQLKEKLLRFDVDRAHYKGVAMRKVTGKIDDLGNRASSLVITGDGHGPLADMLDYVNNSALGGMAKHETEKIHADGPAALALKLTVPRNPPTPPGVPPPKVRVAVEGSLAFENDRLAVDNVPPLSQLRGKVRFTERTAQVDGLTGQFMGGEVRAKGGLNDNGTYALNLSGQLAVDAARGLNLRGLPAQVLTRMNGNAPYDIKVRGAKGQLPDVAVHSDLTGLALNFPAPFNKPVGTPMPLDFTFRPTSGNTGGNDSATSNGLQRADLTFGPIAATYLLRRAPGQPPEVVRGAVGVNRTAELPSEGVIAAVDIDALDADAWRALFLQMRKANEGVAPVPPSATAAQFMPNRFAIHIGTLTLLKRHWESVVVGASHDDRQWQANIASNQVSGHVSWLPGAKPGSPGTLQARLARLVIPSATENDLLGPAINQPAQNIPSIDLVVNELIVRERNIGKLEVNAHNFEDNGTPVWQLDSLAITNPAAVLNATANWRTGRNYGPNQDDDAERSTELDFKLDIKDAGLLLERAGLPRTLKAGEGSLTGKLGWRGGPTKPDYPTLNGNLAVDLRHGQILKVDPGVAKLLGVLSLQSLARYASMNFRDVIGEGLPFEHVTGTAQVVNGIGSTNNFELVTAPARAEMKGTVDMTTETQNLSVHIVPTVSAGAGVVAAAIINPLLGLAALVGDIALSHSIEHAFARDYSITGSWAKPHVERVHGDSGNMNAPAAIATPN; encoded by the coding sequence ATGTCCGAGCGAAACTCATCCGCCGACCCGCACGAAGCTGGACGCGTCAAGCCCGTAGGCGGGCACGATCACGCAGTGCTGCGACACACGCTGCGGGTCGTGCTTGGCATCGCGCTGCTCCTGTATTTCGTTGTCGTGCTGGCCATTCTCGGCCTGCGCTACATCGTGCTGCCGCACGCGGATTCGTTCCGGCCGAAAATCGAGGCCGCTGTCTCGGAAAGAATTCACGCCCAGCTCAGGATCGGCAAGATCGCGCCGCACTGGACGGGCTTCCAGCCCGGCCTCGAAGTCACCGACATCACCATCACCGACCGCGACGGCAAAGTCGCGCTGAACATTCCGCATGCGAGCGCAACGGTGTCGTGGTCATCCGTCTGGAAGTTCGCGCCGATCCTGTCGAGCGTGATCGTCGACAAGCCGGATCTGCTGATCGAGCGCGAGACGGACGGCTCGCTGACCGTGGCGGGCGTGATGGTGCCGACCACGCATTCCGGCAACGACACCTTCAGCACGTGGCTGCTGCGCCAGGAAGCGATGATCCTGCGCGGCGGCACGCTGCGCTGGCATGACGCGCGCCGCGACGCGCCCGAGATCGCGCTGCATGACATCCGCCTCGCGATCCTCAGCGACGGCTACGATCACCGGCTCGCGCTGCAGGCGCCGCCCAATGGCAAGCTGCTGTTCGGCCCGCTCGACTTTCGCGCGCACTTCCGGCACGCGCGCCTCGCGGCGATGGGCAAGCCGATCAACTGGACGGGCGAAGCCTACATATCGGCAGGCCCCGTCGATCTGCCGACGCTCGCCCGCTACATGGACTTCCCGATCGAAACCTACGCGGGCCGCGTCGACAACGCGATCTGGCTGCAATTCACGCAGGGCCGCGTGCGCTCGGCCTCGGGAGAACTGTCGGGCACCAACATCGCGCTGCGCGTGAAGCCGACGCAGCCGAAGCTCGACGTGCCTGTCGCGAGCTTTTCGTGGGCTGTCGCGCACGACGGCGACGACTGGACCCTCGACCTGAACAACCTGCGCGCCGAACTCGGCCAGCCGCCGCTCGACGACGGCACGCCCGTTGCGCGCATCCTCGCGCTGCACACGCTGTCGAGCCGCTACCGGATGCCGAGCGTCCAGCACGGCCAGCTGATCAGCATTTCGGGCGATCGCGTCGATCTCGGCGTGCTCGCGGAATTCAGCCGTGCGCTGCCGCTGCCCAGGCGCCTGCTGAACAACCTCGTGCGCTTCAACCCGCGCGGGCTGGTCGCGAATTACACGATCGAGGTCGAGCGCGGCAAGCCCGATTCGGGCGAGGCCGCCTCCGAGCATCACGAGCCGGGCGCGGAACCCATCGTGCGGTATCGCTTCAAGGGCGACCTGCAGGGCATCAGCGTCGCCGCGCAGGAGCCGCCGCCGGGGCTGACCGCGAGGAACCACCCGCGCGCGGGTGTTCCGGGCGTCGAGAATCTGTGGGGCTCCGTCGACGCCGACGAAAAGCACGGCTCGATTGCCATCGATACCGCCAACGCGGCCCTCACGCTGCCCGGCGTGTTCGACGACCCGCGCCTCACGTTCGACCATCTGAGCGGCAAAGGCACGTGGACGATCGCGTCCGCGATCGAGCCGGGGCAGCGGCACAAGGCATTCAAGGTCGATGTGTCGGAACTGAAGGTGTCGAATGCCGATACGGCTGCAAAGGCGACGGCAAGCTACTCGAACGTCGGCAGCGGGCGCGGCTCGCTCGACCTGAAGGCCGACTTCGAGCGTGCGCAGGTCACGCGCATCACGCGCTATCTGCCGACCAGCATCAGCGAAAAACTGCGTGTCTATCTGACCCACGGCTTGCAGGCGGGTGTGTCACGCGGCGGCACGATCGAAATTCACGGCAACCTTGAGAAATTCCCCTACTCGCGCGACCCGAGCGCGGGCGTGTTCAGAATCGTCGCGCCGTTCAAGGGCGGCCGCTTCGATCCGTCGCCGTATCCGCCGCGCACGCTGAAGAACGGCGCGCCGAATGTGTGGCCCGCGCTGGACGGCATCGACGGCACCTTCCAGCTGAAAGAGAAATTGTTGCGCTTCGACGTCGACCGCGCGCATTACAAGGGCGTCGCCATGCGCAAGGTGACGGGCAAGATCGACGACCTCGGCAACCGCGCATCGAGCCTCGTCATCACGGGCGACGGGCACGGGCCGCTCGCCGACATGCTCGACTACGTGAATAACAGCGCGCTCGGCGGGATGGCGAAACACGAGACGGAAAAGATTCATGCCGATGGCCCGGCCGCGCTCGCGCTCAAGCTGACCGTGCCGCGCAACCCGCCCACGCCGCCGGGCGTCCCGCCGCCGAAAGTGCGTGTCGCGGTGGAAGGCTCGCTCGCGTTCGAGAACGACCGGCTTGCCGTAGACAACGTCCCGCCGCTGTCGCAACTGCGCGGCAAAGTGCGCTTCACCGAGCGCACCGCGCAGGTCGACGGGCTGACGGGGCAGTTCATGGGCGGCGAGGTGCGCGCGAAAGGCGGGCTGAACGACAACGGCACCTATGCCCTCAATCTGTCCGGCCAACTCGCCGTCGATGCCGCGCGCGGCCTGAACCTGCGCGGCCTGCCCGCGCAGGTGCTGACGCGGATGAACGGCAATGCGCCCTATGACATCAAGGTACGCGGCGCGAAGGGCCAGTTGCCCGACGTCGCCGTCCACTCGGACCTCACCGGGCTCGCGCTCAATTTCCCCGCGCCGTTCAACAAGCCGGTCGGCACGCCGATGCCGCTCGATTTCACGTTCCGGCCGACATCCGGAAACACTGGCGGCAACGACAGCGCGACCAGCAACGGGCTGCAACGCGCCGATCTGACCTTCGGCCCGATCGCGGCGACCTATCTGCTGCGCCGCGCGCCGGGCCAGCCGCCCGAAGTCGTGCGCGGCGCGGTCGGCGTGAACCGGACGGCGGAGTTGCCGTCGGAAGGCGTGATCGCCGCCGTGGACATCGACGCGCTCGACGCCGACGCGTGGCGCGCCCTCTTCCTGCAGATGCGCAAGGCCAATGAAGGCGTCGCGCCCGTGCCGCCCAGCGCGACGGCCGCGCAGTTCATGCCAAACCGCTTCGCGATCCACATCGGCACGCTGACGCTGCTCAAGCGTCACTGGGAAAGCGTGGTGGTCGGCGCGTCGCATGACGACCGCCAGTGGCAGGCGAATATCGCGTCCAATCAGGTCTCGGGCCACGTGTCGTGGTTGCCGGGCGCGAAGCCGGGATCGCCGGGCACACTACAGGCGCGGCTCGCGCGGCTCGTGATTCCGTCGGCGACCGAGAACGATCTGCTCGGCCCCGCGATCAACCAGCCCGCGCAAAACATCCCGTCGATCGATCTCGTCGTCAACGAGCTGATCGTGCGCGAGCGCAACATCGGCAAGCTGGAAGTCAATGCGCACAACTTCGAGGACAACGGCACGCCCGTCTGGCAGCTCGACTCGCTCGCGATCACCAACCCGGCCGCCGTGCTGAACGCGACGGCGAACTGGCGCACGGGCCGCAATTACGGCCCGAACCAGGACGACGACGCCGAACGGAGCACCGAGCTCGATTTCAAACTGGACATCAAGGACGCGGGGCTGCTGCTCGAACGCGCCGGCCTGCCGCGCACGCTGAAGGCGGGCGAAGGGTCGCTGACGGGCAAGCTCGGCTGGCGCGGCGGCCCGACCAAGCCCGACTATCCGACGCTCAACGGCAATCTCGCCGTCGATCTGCGGCACGGGCAGATTCTCAAGGTCGATCCGGGCGTCGCGAAGCTGCTCGGCGTGCTGAGCCTGCAAAGCCTCGCGCGCTATGCGTCGATGAATTTCCGCGACGTGATCGGCGAAGGACTGCCGTTCGAGCATGTGACGGGCACCGCGCAGGTCGTGAACGGCATCGGCTCGACGAACAACTTCGAACTGGTGACGGCGCCCGCGCGCGCCGAAATGAAAGGCACCGTCGATATGACGACCGAAACTCAGAACCTGAGCGTGCATATCGTCCCGACCGTCAGCGCGGGGGCGGGCGTCGTCGCGGCGGCCATCATCAATCCGCTGCTCGGCCTTGCCGCGCTGGTCGGTGACATTGCGTTGTCGCACTCGATCGAACACGCATTCGCGCGCGATTACTCGATCACGGGTTCATGGGCCAAACCGCACGTCGAGCGGGTCCATGGAGATAGCGGTAATATGAACGCGCCGGCCGCCATCGCGACGCCGAACTGA
- a CDS encoding carbon-nitrogen hydrolase family protein: protein MSDLNTQSAKSFSHADPFRVAALQMVSTPERDRNLADADRLIALAAADGAQLVLLPEYFCFMGYKDTDKLTVREPYGDGPIQRFLADAARRHKVWVIGGTLPLTAPEETRVLNTTLVFDPQGNEAARYDKIHLFNFEKGEESFDEARTIRPGDTVRTFDAPFGRVGLSVCYDLRFPELYRRMGDCALIVVPSAFTYTTGRAHWETLLRARAVENQCYVLAAAQGGKHENGRRTWGHTMLIDPWGEIIDVRDEGAGVVAGNIERSRIDEVRQSLPAWRHRVLG from the coding sequence ATGAGCGACCTGAACACGCAGTCCGCGAAGTCCTTTTCCCACGCTGATCCTTTCCGCGTCGCCGCGCTGCAGATGGTGAGCACGCCGGAGCGCGACCGCAATCTCGCCGATGCCGATCGCCTGATCGCGCTAGCCGCCGCCGACGGCGCGCAGCTCGTCCTGCTGCCCGAGTACTTCTGCTTCATGGGCTACAAGGATACCGACAAGCTCACCGTGCGCGAGCCCTATGGCGACGGCCCGATCCAGCGCTTTCTCGCCGACGCCGCGCGCCGGCACAAGGTCTGGGTGATCGGCGGCACGCTGCCTCTGACGGCGCCCGAAGAAACGCGCGTGCTGAACACGACGCTCGTGTTCGATCCACAGGGCAACGAAGCCGCGCGCTACGACAAGATTCACCTGTTCAACTTCGAGAAAGGCGAGGAATCGTTCGACGAGGCCCGCACGATCCGCCCCGGCGACACCGTCCGCACGTTCGACGCGCCGTTCGGGCGCGTGGGCCTGTCGGTCTGCTACGATCTACGCTTTCCGGAGCTGTACCGGCGCATGGGCGACTGCGCGCTGATCGTCGTGCCGTCCGCCTTCACGTACACGACGGGCCGCGCGCACTGGGAAACGCTGCTGCGCGCGCGGGCCGTCGAGAACCAGTGCTACGTGCTCGCTGCCGCGCAGGGCGGCAAGCATGAGAACGGCCGACGCACCTGGGGCCACACCATGCTGATCGACCCGTGGGGCGAAATCATCGACGTGCGCGACGAAGGCGCGGGCGTCGTCGCGGGCAATATCGAGCGCTCACGTATCGACGAAGTCCGGCAGAGTCTGCCGGCCTGGCGTCACCGCGTGCTCGGCTGA
- the tldD gene encoding metalloprotease TldD: MNIIEPSIRNLATAKDVLLTPYGLDEAVLTRTLAEIFTHRVDYADLYFQATRSEAWSLEEGIVKSGSFSIDQGVGVRAVSGDRTAFAYSDDLSPEAIRQAAIATRAIAKAGGGKQKIKAASTLTGVSGRDLYLPSDPLHSLDATAKVKLLERIEQMARGRDPRITQVMAGLAGEYDVVLVARSDGALAADIRPLVRVSVTVIAEQNGRREIGSGGGGGRYDYGYFTDELLSKYVDDAVHAALVNLDARPAPAGAMTVVLGPGWPGVLLHEAIGHGLEGDFNRKGSSAFAGRIGEQVAAKGVTVVDDGTLPNRRGSLNIDDEGNPTQCTTLIEDGILKGYIQDTLNARLMKMPVTGNARRESYAALPMPRMTNTYMLNGDKDPQEIIASVKNGLYAVNFGGGQVDITNGKFVFSASEAYMIENGKITYPVKGATLIGSGPESLKFVSMIGNDMSLDTGVGVCGKEGQSVPVGVGQPTLRIDKMTVGGTV, encoded by the coding sequence ATGAACATCATCGAACCCAGCATCCGTAATCTCGCGACTGCCAAAGACGTGCTCCTCACGCCGTACGGCCTCGACGAAGCCGTGCTGACGCGCACCCTCGCCGAAATCTTCACGCATCGCGTCGACTACGCGGACCTCTATTTCCAGGCCACGCGCAGCGAAGCGTGGAGTCTCGAGGAAGGCATCGTCAAATCGGGCAGCTTCAGCATCGACCAGGGCGTCGGCGTGCGCGCCGTGTCGGGAGACCGCACGGCGTTCGCGTATTCGGACGACCTGTCGCCCGAAGCGATCCGCCAGGCCGCGATCGCCACCCGCGCGATCGCGAAAGCGGGCGGCGGCAAGCAGAAGATCAAGGCGGCATCGACGCTGACGGGCGTGTCAGGGCGCGATCTGTATCTGCCGTCCGATCCGCTGCATTCGCTCGATGCCACCGCGAAGGTCAAGCTGCTCGAACGCATCGAACAGATGGCGCGCGGCCGCGATCCGCGCATCACGCAGGTGATGGCGGGCCTCGCGGGCGAATACGACGTCGTGCTGGTTGCGCGCAGCGACGGTGCGCTGGCCGCGGACATCCGTCCGCTCGTGCGCGTGTCGGTAACGGTGATCGCCGAACAGAACGGCCGCCGCGAGATCGGCAGCGGCGGCGGCGGCGGGCGCTACGACTATGGCTATTTCACGGACGAACTGCTGTCGAAGTACGTCGACGACGCCGTGCACGCGGCTTTGGTGAACCTCGACGCGCGTCCCGCCCCTGCCGGCGCGATGACGGTCGTGCTCGGACCGGGCTGGCCCGGCGTGCTGCTGCACGAAGCGATCGGCCACGGTCTGGAAGGCGACTTCAACCGCAAGGGCTCGTCGGCGTTCGCGGGGCGCATCGGCGAGCAGGTTGCGGCGAAGGGCGTGACGGTGGTCGACGACGGCACGCTGCCGAACCGCCGCGGGTCGCTCAACATCGACGACGAAGGCAACCCGACGCAGTGCACGACGCTGATCGAAGACGGCATCCTGAAGGGCTATATCCAGGACACGCTGAACGCGCGCCTCATGAAAATGCCCGTGACGGGCAACGCGCGTCGAGAATCGTACGCCGCGCTGCCGATGCCGCGCATGACCAATACGTACATGCTCAACGGCGACAAGGACCCGCAGGAAATCATCGCGTCCGTCAAAAACGGTCTGTATGCGGTGAACTTTGGCGGCGGGCAGGTTGACATCACGAACGGCAAGTTTGTGTTCTCGGCGTCCGAGGCGTACATGATCGAAAACGGCAAGATCACGTATCCCGTCAAAGGCGCGACGCTGATCGGCAGCGGCCCGGAGTCGCTCAAGTTTGTGAGCATGATCGGCAACGACATGTCGCTGGATACGGGCGTCGGCGTTTGCGGCAAGGAAGGCCAGAGCGTGCCCGTCGGCGTCGGTCAGCCTACGCTGCGCATCGACAAGATGACGGTCGGCGGCACGGTGTGA
- the aroG gene encoding 3-deoxy-7-phosphoheptulonate synthase AroG: protein MPPHNTDDVRIRELKELTPPAHLIREFPCDEKVSDLIFNARQSMHRILHGMDDRLIVIIGPCSIHDPKAAMEYAGRLIEQRKRFAGELEIVMRVYFEKPRTTVGWKGLINDPYMDNSFKINDGLRTARELLMKINELGLPAGTEYLDMISPQYIADLISWGAIGARTTESQVHRELASGLSCPVGFKNGTDGNVKIAVDAIKAASQPHHFLSVTKGGHSAIVSTAGNEDCHIILRGGKTTNYDADSVNAACSDIGKAGLAARLMIDASHANSSKKHENQIPVCADIGRQIAAGDERIVGVMVESHLVAGRQDLQEGCELTYGQSVTDACIGWDDSIGVLEGLADAVKQRRIARGSGN, encoded by the coding sequence ATGCCCCCGCACAATACCGACGATGTCCGCATTCGCGAATTGAAAGAACTGACGCCGCCCGCCCACCTGATCCGCGAATTCCCGTGCGACGAGAAGGTGTCGGACCTGATCTTCAATGCGCGCCAGTCGATGCATCGAATCCTGCACGGCATGGACGACCGTCTGATCGTCATCATCGGGCCGTGCTCGATTCACGATCCGAAAGCCGCGATGGAATACGCGGGCCGCCTGATCGAGCAGCGCAAGCGCTTCGCTGGCGAACTGGAAATCGTGATGCGCGTGTACTTCGAGAAGCCGCGCACGACAGTGGGCTGGAAGGGCCTCATCAACGACCCGTACATGGACAACAGCTTCAAGATCAACGACGGCCTGCGCACCGCGCGCGAGCTGCTGATGAAGATCAACGAACTGGGTCTGCCCGCCGGCACCGAATACCTCGACATGATCAGCCCGCAGTACATCGCCGATCTGATCTCGTGGGGCGCGATCGGCGCGCGCACGACGGAGTCCCAGGTGCATCGTGAACTCGCGTCGGGCCTGTCGTGCCCCGTCGGCTTCAAGAACGGCACCGACGGCAACGTGAAGATCGCCGTCGACGCGATCAAGGCGGCATCGCAGCCGCACCATTTCCTGTCGGTGACCAAGGGTGGCCACTCGGCGATCGTCTCGACGGCAGGCAATGAGGACTGCCACATCATCCTGCGCGGCGGCAAGACGACCAACTACGACGCCGACAGCGTGAACGCCGCGTGCAGCGACATCGGCAAGGCCGGCCTTGCAGCGCGCCTGATGATCGATGCAAGCCACGCAAACAGTTCGAAGAAGCACGAGAACCAGATTCCCGTGTGCGCGGATATCGGCCGCCAGATCGCGGCGGGCGACGAGCGCATCGTCGGCGTGATGGTCGAATCGCATCTCGTCGCGGGCCGTCAGGACCTGCAGGAAGGCTGCGAGCTGACTTACGGCCAGAGCGTCACGGATGCGTGTATCGGCTGGGACGACAGCATCGGCGTGCTGGAAGGTCTCGCGGATGCCGTCAAGCAGCGGCGTATCGCACGCGGCAGCGGCAACTGA
- a CDS encoding type II toxin-antitoxin system RelE/ParE family toxin, producing MELEKEIRWVGSSYNDLLAFPDESRRQAGFQLAKVQAGLDPDNWKPFDIVGAGTREIRVTEQQGAFRVMYVAKFVEAVYVLHCFNKKTQATSRHDREIAEARYRAVANVRKV from the coding sequence ATGGAGCTGGAAAAAGAGATTCGTTGGGTCGGCTCCAGCTACAACGATCTGCTCGCGTTCCCGGATGAATCGCGCCGCCAGGCTGGCTTTCAGCTCGCCAAGGTGCAGGCGGGGCTCGATCCGGACAACTGGAAGCCGTTTGATATCGTCGGCGCGGGCACGCGCGAAATTCGCGTCACCGAACAGCAAGGCGCTTTTCGCGTGATGTACGTCGCCAAGTTTGTCGAAGCCGTTTATGTGCTGCACTGCTTCAACAAGAAGACGCAGGCTACCAGCCGGCATGACAGGGAAATCGCCGAGGCGCGCTACCGCGCCGTGGCCAATGTGAGGAAAGTATGA